A stretch of Podospora bellae-mahoneyi strain CBS 112042 chromosome 5, whole genome shotgun sequence DNA encodes these proteins:
- a CDS encoding hypothetical protein (EggNog:ENOG503PMJG), which translates to MSSGYSVGDFVAGAGMAQKLYILVKTSADAPSEYEAAMKELVLTQQAFTAVSQLSQNQVFLPRDTINSASFLISSSLDTISKFLKRTESLKKSLSSNGPPTSRDSGCRIGWELYGKDELRELREKLHNCLAALNLLLSAANLGDRSIVPSSTPSHAPTLDHNDGYTSESTCVDLEVVDLIGEELGSTRSDHQTVNESPKTSAKPSQLKTELGGRLEVAKSPASSLEKPKTLSSTGGPDHALLERLAVLEKLAAEKKDWESCQAERRKNADFLIRHAESAFGSKLQGKGIPKGI; encoded by the exons ATGTCATCTGGTTACTCCGTGGGTGACTTTGTCGCTGGCGCCGGGATGGCCCAGAAACTGTACATCCTCGTGAAAACTTCAGCAGACGCTCCCTCCGAATATGAAGCTGCAATGAAGGAACTTGTCCTGACCCAACAGGCCTTCACCGCTGTGAGCCAACTCAGCCAAAACCAGGTTTTTCTGCCCCGAGACACAATCAACTCGGCGTCATTTCTCATCTCATCGTCACTGGACACGATCTCGAAATTCCTCAAACGAACCGAATCCCTGAAAAAGAGTTTGTCCAGTAACGGGCCACCAACTAGTCGAGATAGTGGGTGCAGAATTGGGTGGGAGTTGTACGGGAAAGACGAACTGAGAGAGCTACGCGAGAAGTTGCATAACTGTCTCGCTGCGCTGAATCTTCTGCTCTCCGCAGCGAACCT TGGAGATCGCTCTATTGTCCCTTCATCCACCCCATCGCACGCTCCGACCCTCGATCATAATGATGGATATACCTCAGAATCTACATGTGTGGATTTGGAAGTCGTCGACCTCATAGGGGAAGAACTGGGTTCGACGCGTTCGGATCACCAGACTGTCAATGAGTCCCCAAAAACTTCGGCCAAGCCCTCGCAGCTGAAAACTGAACTTGGAGGCAGGCTTGAGGTTGCGAAATCCCCTGCTTCTTCACTCGAGAAACCCAAAACGCTGAGCAGCACCGGTGGCCCCGACCATGCATTGTTGGAGCGGCTTGCAGTCCTGGAGAAGCTAGcagcagagaagaaggattgGGAATCTTGTCAAGCCGAGCGGAGAAAGAATGCCGACTTTCTGATCCGCCACGCAGAATCTGCATTTGGGTCCAAACTGCAAGGCAAAGGCATTCCCAAAGGAATCTGA
- the HIP1_2 gene encoding histidine permease (EggNog:ENOG503NUN0; COG:E), producing the protein MTLDRDIEMSQLDRTRSLAEGSSFTVRGQSRASNPDHHHHHHHHYHHQHHNHHPHNTVGVGAGGMKARVGRFIDTFRREHPDNVRYHDDPNFALHVTDPEGGPGDSPTTTRTTNGFGSASGVAVVRQHNGERYYDLRTANSRTAGTLLARELKGRHLQMIAIGGSIGTGLFVASGKALSEGGPAAVLLAYIFVGVMLYCTVQALGELAVVFPVAGSFSAFSTRFLDPSWGFAMGWNYALQWIVVLPLEIIAGAMTIGYWNESLNKAIFVAVFLLVIVVINLFGVKGYGEAEFVFAIVKVTAVVGFILLGIVINIGGTPEGGYIGGKYWSDPGAFNNGFKGLCSVFVTAAFAFAGTELVGLAAAETANPRKSLPTAIKQVFWRITLFYIVSLALVGLLVPYNEPRLLGATSIADASASPFVIAIESAGTTILPSIMNGVILVSVISVGNSSVFGSSRTLAALAELGQAPKIFAYVDRRGRPLVSILAASSVGLLAFMANSKVHSHVFDWLLAISGLSSVFTWGSTCLAHIRLRKAWAYHHRSVSDMAFRAQGGTIGSWIGLFCNCLILVGQCWVAIWPITSEPLTSSQRAENFFLQCLAIPVVLLFLIGHKLWYRTSVIKVEDMDIDTGRRDFGRLGIIKAQEEEERASWPKWKRVYRVIC; encoded by the exons ATGACCCTCGACCGCGACATTGAGATGAGCCAGCTGGATCGCACCCGCAGTCTAGCCGAAGGCAGCAGCTTCACCGTCCGGGGTCAAAGTCGGGCCTCGAAtcctgatcatcatcatcatcatcatcatcattatcatcatcagcaccacaaccaccaccctcataATACCGTCGGCGTAGGTGCCGGAGGGATGAAAGCTCGCGTGGGGAGGTTCATCGACACCTTCCGTCGGGAACACCCAGACAACGTCCGCTACCACGACGACCCCAACTTTGCGCTTCACGTCACTGACCCAGAAGGTGGCCCAGGCGACTCACCGACGACAACCAGAACAACAAATGGGTTTGGCTCTGCTtcgggggtggcggtggtgaggcagCATAATGGGGAGAGGTACTATGACTTACGGACGGCGAACTCCAGGACGGCGGGGACGTTGCTTGCGCGGGAGCTCAAGGGGAGGCATTTGCAGATGATTGCGATTGGGGGGTCGATCGGGAcgggtttgtttgttgcgAGTGGGAAGGCGTTGAGTGAGGGGgggccggcggcggtgttgttggcgtaCATCTTTGTGGGCGTGATGCTGTATTGCACGGTGCAGGCATTGGGGGAGTTGGCCGTGGTGTTTCCTGTCGCGGGGTCGTTCTCGGCTTTTTCGACGAGGTTTCTGGATCCGAGTTGGGGGTTTGCTATGGGTTGGAA CTATGCCTTGCAGTGGATAGTGGTGTTACCGCTTGAGATTATTGCCGGCGCCATGACTATCGGTTATTGGAACGAGAGTCTGAACAAGGCCATATTTGTGGCCGTGTTTCTGTTGGTCATTGTTGTCATCAACCTCTTTGGAGTAAAGGGGTACGGCGAGGCAGAGTTTGTGTTTGCCATTGTCAAAGTTACTGCTGTCGTCGGGTTCAT CCTTCTCGGTATCGTCATCAACATCGGAGGGACCCCCGAAGGCGGCTACATCGGCGGAAAGTACTGGTCCGACCCGGGCGCCTTCAACAATGGCTTCAAGGGCCTCTGCAGTGTGTTTGTCAccgccgcctttgcctttgctgGTACGGAGCTGGTTGGTTTGGCTGCCGCCGAGACAGCCAACCCGCGAAAGTCCTTGCCTACCGCCATCAAACAAGTGTTTTGGAGAATCACGCTCTTCTACATTGTGTCGCTTGCGCTCGTCGGTCTCCTGGTGCCGTACAACGAGCCCAGGTTGCTTGGTGCTACTAGCATCGCCGACGCCTCAGCCAGTCCCTTTGTCATCGCCATCGAAAGCGCAGGCACGACTATTTTACCCAGCATCATGAACGGCGTCATCCTTGTGTCCGTCATCAGCGTCGGCAACTCTTCCGTCTTTGGATCCTCCCGAACactcgccgccctcgccgagcTGGGCCAGGCGCCCAAGATCTTCGCCTACGTCGACCGCCGCGGCCGTCCACTAGTTTCCATCCTCGCAGCATCGAGCGTCGGTCTTCTGGCCTTCATGGCTAACTCCAAAGTCCACAGCCACGTGTTCGACTGGCTCCTCGCCATATCAGGCCTGAGCAGCGTCTTCACCTGGGGGAGCACCTGTCTGGCCCACATCCGCCTCCGCAAGGCATGGGCGTACCATCACAGATCAGTCAGCGACATGGCCTTTCGTGCTCAGGGGGGAACGATCGGCAGCTGGATCGGCCTGTTTTGCAACTGTCTCATTCTCGTCGGTCAGTGCTGGGTGGCGATTTGGCCCATTACGAGCGAGCCGTTGACGTCGAGTCAGCGGGCCGAGAATTTCTTTTTGCAGTGTTTGGCGATCCCGGTGGTGTTGTTATTTTTGATTGGGCACAAGCTGTGGTATAGGACGAGCGTGATCAAGGTGGAGGACATGGATATTGAtacggggaggagggattttgGCAGACTCGGGATCATCaaggcgcaggaggaggaagagagggcgAGTTGGCCGAAGTGGAAGAGGGTTTATAGGGTTATTTGCTGA
- a CDS encoding hypothetical protein (EggNog:ENOG503NVMX; COG:G; CAZy:GH31), with product MAFLWIASLVLCSLWGARGQTERCSGYEAINVLMADSYLIADLVLIGNCSSHSSDIENLRLLVEYQTDSRLHVLITDVDSQVFQIQEHVLPRPRSENVSSSSSGLQFSFTQSPFAFGVTRASTGETLFDTADTPLIFETQYIRLRTRLPSNPNIYGLGEHSDDFRLPTWNYTRTLWNTESPMIPKGLNLYGSHPVYFDHRGESGTHGVFLRNSNGMDVKLGTSDQGQQFLEYNVIGGVFDFYFLAGPTPKDVSKQYAEVVGLPSFVPYWVLGFHQCKYGYESVDEVRQVVDTYAAAGIPLETMWGDIDYMSDHQDFTTDGSRYPLEKVRQLVQSLHDDGQHYVQILDPGIHRAGGYPTYTRGAEQNVFLKAADGSFYRGFQWPGEVVWPDWLHPNTQEWWTDEIRRFYDPNSGVNIDGLWVDMNEASNMCESTSCFASTSARTWVANKGNAVRKRYGDPVPFLGVPERDLFNPLYRIQNRWGDISSKTLWTNITNADGTHQYDTHNFYGTMMAGATRNALLSRNSAVRPFVLTRSTFAGVGRVAAHWFGDNASRWDHYRTTIRQMLSFTALHAVPFVGSDVCGFNENATEKMCARWALLGAFQPFYRNHADITANRQEFYLWPLVTQAAKKAIDTRYKLLDYMYTSLWKASADGTPNASPLWFFYPSDSNTFGIQNQWMLGDALLVSPVVDDDSQSVSFYLPDDIWYDFWTFEQKAGGGQTHRLDGVQWDEIPVHIRGGTILAMRTESANTTAQLREKNFRIIVAPGKDGTAKGELYLDDGASLDVGGNKSEIGFVWDGQSFAANGTFGFETDVKVERVVVLGGEGGEVVTHEGPWGLGGGFGFHL from the exons ATGGCGTTTCTCTGGATCGCCTCTCTTGTGTTGTGCTCTCTGTGGGGGGCACGGGGACAGACTGAACGATGTTCGGGTTACGAAGCCATCAACGTGCTGATGGCGGACTCGTATCTGATTGCAGATCTTGTTCTCATTGGCAACTGCAGCTCTCACAGCAGCGACATCGAGAACCTGAGGTTGCTTGTCGAGTACCAGACAG ACTCACGGCTGCATGTCCTCATCACGGATGTCGATTCCCAAGTGTTTCAAATCCAGGAACACGTCCTCCCCCGACCGAGAAGCGAGAACGTGTCCTCGAGCAGCTCTGGGTTGCAGTTCAGTTTCACCCAAAGCCCGTTTGCCTTTGGGGTCACAAGAGCGTCGACAGGGGAGACCCTTTTTGACACGGCTGACACGCCGTTGATCTTTGAAACCCAGTACATCCGACTCAGAACTCGCCTGCCATCGAATCCAAATATTTATGGGCTTGGCGAACATTCGGATGACTTTCGCCTTCCGACATGGAATTACACCCGCACGCTATGGAACACGGAATCGCCCATGATCCCAAAGGGGCTCAATCTCTACGGCTCGCACCCGGTGTACTTTGACCATCGGGGCGAGTCAGGCACGCACGGCGTGTTTCTGCGGAATTCCAACGGCATGGATGTCAAGTTGGGCACCTCGGACCAGGGACAGCAATTCCTCGAGTACAATGTGATCGGCGGCGTATTCGACTTTTACTTCTTAGCAGGCCCGACCCCAAAAGACGTCAGCAAACAGTATGCCGAAGTTGTCGGGCTCCCATCGTTTGTGCCGTACTGGGTCCTGGGTTTCCATCAGTGCAAGTATGGATATGAAAGCGTTGATGAAGTTAGACAAGTTGTTGACACCTACGCGGCCGCTGGGATCCCATTGGAGACGATGTGGGGTGATATTGACTACATGAGCGACCATCAGGATTTCACCACGGACGGGAGCCGTTACCCCCTGGAGAAAGTTCGGCAGTTGGTTCAGAGTCTGCACGATGATGGACAACACTATGTTCAAATCCTGGATCCGGGAATTCATCGAGCTGGTGGTTACCCAACCTACACCAGAGGCGCCGAACAGAACGTCTTTCTCAAAGCAGCAGATGGCTCATTTTATCGCGGGTTTCAATGGCCCGGCGAAGTGGTTTGGCCTGACTGGCTCCATCCAAACACACAGGAATGGTGGACAGATGAGATCAGGAGGTTCTACGACCCCAACTCAGGCGTCAACATCGATGGGCTGTGGGTTGACATGAATGAGGCGAGCAACATGTGTGAAAGCACCAGCTGCTTTGCTTCAACATCTGCTCGAACCTGGGTTGCCAACAAGGGTAACGCGGTCAGGAAACGTTACGGGGACCCAGTTCCATTTCTTGGAGTGCCAGAGAGAGATCTCTTCAACCCCCTGTATCGCATACAGAACCGATGGGGCGACATCTCCAGCAAAACTTTGTGGACGAACATCACCAATGCCGACGGAACCCACCAGTATGATACTCACAACTTCTACGGCACCATGATGGCTGGCGCCACCCGGAACGCCCTGCTGAGCAGAAACTCGGCTGTCAGGCCCTTCGTCCTCACTCGATCGACCTTTGCTGGCGTGGGGAGAGTGGCAGCGCATTGGTTCGGTGACAACGCTTCTAGGTGGGATCATTACCGAACTACTATCCGCCAAATGTTGTCCTTCACTGCTCTGCACGCGGTGCCCTTTGTTGGATCTGACGTCTGTGGCTTCAACGAAAACGCGACGGAAAAAATGTGCGCCCGCTGGGCTTTGCTAGGCGCGTTCCAGCCCTTCTACCGCAACCACGCAGATATCACGGCCAACCGTCAGGAATTTTACCTGTGGCCTTTGGTCACCCAAgccgccaagaaggcgaTTGATACTCGCTACAAGTTGCTCGACTACATGTACACCTCCCTCTGGAAAGCGAGCGCTGACGGCACGCCCAACGCCAGCCCGCTGTGGTTCTTCTACCCCTCGGATAGCAACACGTTTGGCATCCAGAACCAATGGATGCTTGGAGACGCGTTACTTGTTTCTCCAGTTGTTGACGACGACTCCCAGAGCGTCAGCTTTTACCTTCCGGACGATATCTGGTATGACTTTTGGACTTTTGAGCAAAAGGCCGGGGGTGGACAAACGCACAGGTTGGACGGGGTACAGTGGGATGAGATTCCTGTTCACATTCGAGGCGGGACTATCCTTGCTATGAGGACTGAATCAGCGAATACTACTGCCcagttgagggagaagaacTTTAGGATTATTGTTGCGCCGGGAAAGGACGGGACTGCCAAGGGGGAATTGTACTTGGATGATGGGGCCAGTTTGGATGTGGGGGGGAACAAGTCGGAGATTGGGTTTGTGTGGGATGGGCAGAGCTTTGCTGCGAACGGAACGTTTGGGTTTGAGACGGATGTGAAGGTTGAgagggttgttgttctcggaggggagggaggggaggttgttaCGCATGAGGGgccttgggggttgggaggagggtttggttTTCATTTGtag
- a CDS encoding hypothetical protein (COG:G; EggNog:ENOG503NY87) — protein MTRTDHVFQLVGSCNNYPWGKQGEKSLAVQLHKKTDPNFEIKNDEFYSELWFGDYPDFPARVLETGELLQDVLQKHKDELLGKKVIEELGGQLPFLPKILSIAKALPLQIHPNKELAAKLHKEDPENFTDPNHKPEIAVALSKFEVFAGWKPLEEVQLLFKRLGVLRQFVPAGIEDWSELTLREVTRSLLQADEKTVKSVEEALAKASKEELGKQTYILDLLPRLQDQYGATDNGSLVALLCMNFLVLDAGDAIYIPADGIHAYLSGDIVECMARSNNVLNAGFCPPADRNNINMFADTLTFKPSTRSKDSVILPSQDHGKVKIYKPPMSEFDMLRLSLLQGEGEDIEAHRGPGVMIITHGNGTMLADGKTFRLEEGSIFFVAPGVKIRIDSPGGLEAHMAIVA, from the coding sequence ATGACACGAACCGACCACGTCTTCCAGCTCGTCGGAAGCTGCAACAACTACCCCTGGGGCAAGCAGGGCGAGAAATCACTTGCCGTCCAGCTCCACAAGAAGACCGACCCCAATTTTGAAATTAAGAACGACGAATTCTACTCTGAGCTCTGGTTCGGGGATTATCCAGACTTTCCTGCTCGAGTGCTGGAAACAGGCGAGCTTCTCCAGGATGTCCTCCAGAAGCACAAGGACGAACTCCTCGGCAAGAAGGTTATCGAGGAGCTAGGTGGACAGCTGCCTTTTCTGCCCAAAATTCTCTCCATCGCCAAAGCCTTACCTCTTCAGATTCACCCCAACAAGGAGCTCGCCGCCAAGCTTCACAAAGAAGATCCAGAGAACTTCACCGATCCGAACCACAAGCCCGAGATTGCAGTGGCGCTTTCCAAGTTCGAGGTCTTTGCTGGGTGGAAGCCGCTGGAGGAGGTTCAGTTACTTTTCAAGCGCCTCGGGGTCCTGCGCCAATTTGTCCCTGCTGGCATCGAAGACTGGTCGGAGTTAACCCTCCGCGAAGTCACCCGGTCCCTTCTCCAGGCCGATGAGAAGACCGTCAAGTCCGTTGAGGAAGCCTTGGCCAAGGCATCCAAGGAAGAGCTTGGCAAGCAGACATACATCCTCGATTTGCTGCCTCGTCTCCAAGACCAGTATGGCGCTACTGATAACGGATCTCTGGTTGCGTTACTCTGCATGAACTTCCTCGTGTTGGACGCGGGTGACGCGATTTACATTCCGGCAGACGGAATCCACGCCTACTTGAGTGGTGATATTGTCGAGTGCATGGCTCGCAGCAACAATGTCCTCAACGCTGGCTTCTGTCCTCCGGCGGATCGCAACAATATCAACATGTTTGCCGACACGCTCACATTCAAGCCAAGCACGAGATCAAAAGACAGCGTCATCCTGCCGTCGCAGGACCACGGAAAGGTTAAGATCTACAAGCCACCCATGAGCGAGTTCGACATGCTCAGGCTCAGCCTGTTgcagggagagggagaagacaTTGAGGCGCACCGAGGGCCGGGTGTTATGATTATCACACACGGCAACGGAACAATGCTAGCGGACGGAAAGACGTTTAGACTGGAGGAAGGGTCGATTTTCTTTGTCGCACCGGGGGTGAAGATTCGGATCGATAGTCCTGGTGGATTGGAGGCGCATATGGCTATAGTTGCTTAA
- a CDS encoding hypothetical protein (COG:S; EggNog:ENOG503P4W0) yields MGGAPPSPLESSLRKLLTPELFSRLVTHRLPYPPQSPINFSHFANTIFLTDPYSPLVSPQAWPALLAMSQHPLSSIPDLATFLPPPSSPSYPTQTLGLLLLLDHIPRLLFRGIDQRYTYSFFSHLSQSLALSWHSLPSHLRPDSYARWKHEQNVALDYWIAVRFWFATPFVHSEKPELQEIAITLTEETRATVEKETGSADPYRQKRDEILGDSYAFPRVYNAGPPQGDQVTRESFTWWMGMLFDVHKPIVDRFGRYPYLNGITGRDANGGEEKWLEEINHFAEADEESVRRVREDVKAGRWSPLGTDTPR; encoded by the coding sequence ATGGGCGGcgcacccccctcccccctcgaaTCCTCCCTCCGAAAACTCCTCACCCCCGAATTATTCTCCCGCCTCGTcacccaccgcctcccctaccccccccaatcccccatCAACTTCTCCCACTTCGCCAACACCATATTCCTCACCGACCCTTACTCCCCCTTGGTCTCCCCCCAGGCCTGgcccgccctcctcgccatgtCCCAgcaccccctctcctccatccccgaCCTAGCAACcttcctcccacccccctcctccccttcctatCCCACCCAaaccctcggcctcctcctcctcctcgaccacatcccccgcctcctgTTCCGCGGCATCGACCAGCGCTACACCtactccttcttctcccacctctcccaatcCCTCGCCTTGTCCTGgcactccctcccctcccacctccgccCCGACTCCTACGCCCGCTGGAAGCACGAGCAGAACGTCGCCCTGGACTACTGGATCGCCGTCCGGTTCTGGTTCGCTACACCATTCGTCCATTCCGAAAAGCCAGAACTGCAGGAAATCGCCATAACCCTCACGGAAGAAACCCGCGCGACGGTGGAGAAAGAAACCGGGTCGGCTGACCCTTACCGCCAAAAACGCGACGAGATACTAGGCGACTCGTACGCTTTTCCCAGGGTCTACAACGCCGGACCGCCGCAGGGGGATCAGGTGACGAGAGAGAGCTTCACGTGGTGGATGGGCATGTTGTTCGACGTCCACAAGCCGATCGTCGACCGGTTTGGGAGGTACCCCTATCTCAATGGGATAACCGGGCGGGATGCGAACGGCGGAGAAGAAAAGTggttggaggagatcaaCCACTTTGCCGAGGCGGACGAGGAGAGCGTTAGGCGGGTGAGGGAAGATGTCAAGGCGGGACGGTGGTCGCCGTTGGGGACTGACACGCCTCGCTGA
- a CDS encoding hypothetical protein (EggNog:ENOG503NZ1Q; COG:S) — protein MASSQPTAPDVPSKDENENSLGSEIVDFLPIPAVNPTTSVEGPHKPEPSDKLGNQQTLSHALATEGTTEHPQGIAQLDHDEEVRDLGWNEPKQEIPAPLVGGMDNEELWMLVRRFNKQIFHTKATPYPPPGGLDLNIAEQEEFSPDKMRGNFERLYMTVGVGMLAAVKHIARLRSWKETRRTAAFCSAYFLAWLFDFLTPLLISVLVALIAVPWTREYLFPPAPVSLVDSKTGGIQKPKAGVLGSHDSATGAPENHKGEAVEQEASNFVSGIATVAVSGAVGQHAQGDQESAEQSTSEMHKAIGSKPGTKRDKTEVPMQTAMWSKLQPIMHALGDFVDTWERIANALSPTPPFPTDVHRLRFVALILPLLALSFVVTSYMFVKGVTFGIGFGFFGDPIISRGLDWLNRTIPDWKKLLELRNTLLKGVPTNAQLTITLLRIGEANHAPLPPPPRISEVPPDKPAQLTSNDLSAAGADAPMNASVGELQEAIHYDPSIKHDKGGNQGGHSVMVKGQDKEQNKKSNKFLNFFRGTAKTAVKTAVGADTIRGKMGISHNAKERLGVVPPAEKVPISGPVEFEARYDGKKGNVYLSTAATIPVVAFGTKKTKEKIGPNGEEKEDLHAMWSVPVSEIVELKKLGGYGWKAKLVVGWSLEREVSDGLELRTSRGEVYKITAIPLRDELFNRLIAVGGQKWEAW, from the exons ATGGCTTCATCCCAGCCAACGGCACCGGACGTGCCGTCCAAGGACGAAAATGAAAACAGCCTAGGATCTGAAATCGTCGACTTCTTACCCATCCCCGCCGTCAACCCTACCACCTCTGTCGAAGGCCCTCACAAGCCCGAGCCCAGTGACAAACTGGGAAACCAACAAACTCTCTCGCACGCCTTGGCCACCGAGGGCACCACCGAACACCCCCAAGGCATCGCCCAACTCGACCACGACGAAGAGGTTCGCGACCTAGGATGGAACGAGCCCAAGCAAGAGATTCCAGCCCCTCTGGTAGGTGGTATGGACAACGAAGAGCTCTGGATGCTCGTGCGCCGGTTTAACAAG CAAATCTTCCACACCAAAGCCACCCCCTACCCCCCGCCCGGCGGTCTCGATCTCAACATTGCGGAACAGGAAGAGTTCTCGCCAGACAAGATGCGCGGCAACTTTGAGCGCCTCTATATGACGGTTGGCGTAGGGATGCTAGCGGCAGTCAAGCACATTGCTCGTCTCCGTTCCTGGAAGGAAACCCGGCGCACAGCAGCGTTTTGCAGCGCTTATTTCCTTGCGTGGCTGTTTGACTTCCTCACACCGCTGCTGATTAGTGTTCTCGTGGCGCTCATCGCGGTGCCGTGGACGAGAGAGTATCTCTTCCCCCCTGCGCCAGTGTCGCTTGTCGACAGCAAAACAGGCGGGATACAGAAACCCAAGGCTGGTGTGCTAGGTAGCCACGACAGCGCTACGGGCGCGCCAGAGAATCACAAGGGTGAGGCGGTCGAGCAGGAAGCTAGCAATTTTGTGAGCGGGATCGCGACGGTGGCGGTGAGCGGCGCTGTCGGGCAACATGCTCAGGGGGATCAGGAGTCGGCAGAGCAGTCCACGAGCGAGATGCACAAAGCTATTGGGTCGAAGCCGGGGACCAAGAGGGACAAGACGGAGGTGCCGATGCAGACAGCTATGTGGTCGAAGCTTCAGCCCATTATGCATGCGCTGGGGGATTTTGTGGATACCTGGGAGAGGATTGCAAA CGCGTTGTCTCCTACGCCGCCGTTTCCCACCGATGTTCACCGTCTGAGATTTGTCGCGCTCATCCTGCCTCTTCTCGCCTTGTCGTTCGTCGTCACTTCGTACATGTTTGTCAAGGGTGTCACCTTCGGCATTGGGTTCGGGTTCTTCGGTGACCCTATTATCTCTCGTGGTCTGGACTGGCTCAACAGAACTATCCCCGACTGGAAGAAGTTGCTGGAGTTGAGAAA TACTCTCCTCAAAGGCGTTCCCACCAATGCTCAGCTCaccatcactctcctccgTATTGGGGAGGCGAACCATgcacccctcccaccaccaccccgtaTCAGCGAAGTACCTCCCGACAAACCTGCCCAGCTTACCTCCAATGACCTTTCCGCTGCCGGTGCCGATGCTCCCATGAACGCAAGCGTGGGTGAACTCCAGGAAGCGATCCACTACGATCCCAGTATCAAGCACGACAAGGGCGGCAACCAAGGCGGGCACAGCGTCATGGTCAAGGGACAGGACAAGGAGCaaaacaagaagagcaacaagTTCCTCAACTTTTTCAGGGGCACTGCAAAGACTGCTGTCAAGACTGCCGTGGGCGCCGATACTATCAGGGGCAAGATGGGCATCAGCCACAACGCCAAGGAGAGACTGGGAGTTGTTCCCCCTGCCGAAAAGGTGCCCATCAGTGGACCGGTAGAGTTTGAGGCGAGATACGACGGCAAGAAGGGCAATGTTTATTTGTCGACGGCAGCCACAATTCCGGTCGTGGCGTTTGGAACGAAGAagacaaaggaaaagatTGGGCCAaatggagaggagaaggaggatttACATGCCATGTGGAGCGTGCCCGTGTCGGAGATTGTCgagttgaagaagcttgGCGGATATGGGTGGAAGGcgaagttggtggtggggtggagtttggagagggaggtgagcgACGGGTTGGAGCTGAGGACGAGTCGGGGGGAGGTGTACAAGATTACGGCTATTCCGCTGAGGGATGAGTTGTTTAATCGGTTGATTGCTGTTGGGGGACAGAAGTGGGAGGCCTGGTGA